One genomic region from Buchnera aphidicola (Melanaphis sacchari) encodes:
- the fabZ gene encoding 3-hydroxyacyl-ACP dehydratase FabZ, giving the protein MKSDLKYLNIKKIFKILPHRYPFLLIDRILDFQTFKYLKALKNSTINEYFFQGHFINDPVFPGVLIIESMAQAAGILIYQSTGSLNINKLYYFVGIEKAKFKSNVFPGDQIFIEVNVLESRKNLIKFKVFAVVNNKNVCESVIVFCKKNI; this is encoded by the coding sequence TTGAAATCAGATTTAAAATATTTAAATATTAAAAAAATTTTTAAAATTTTGCCTCATCGTTATCCTTTTTTATTAATTGATCGCATTTTAGATTTTCAAACATTTAAATATTTAAAAGCTTTAAAAAACTCTACTATAAATGAATATTTTTTTCAAGGTCATTTTATTAATGACCCAGTTTTTCCAGGGGTTTTAATTATTGAATCTATGGCTCAAGCTGCAGGAATTTTGATATATCAAAGTACAGGTTCTTTAAATATTAATAAATTGTATTATTTTGTTGGAATTGAAAAGGCTAAATTTAAAAGCAATGTATTTCCTGGTGATCAAATTTTTATTGAAGTTAATGTTTTAGAATCTAGAAAAAATTTAATAAAATTTAAAGTTTTTGCTGTAGTAAATAATAAAAATGTTTGTGAATCTGTTATAGTATTTTGTAAAAAAAATATTTAA
- the bamA gene encoding outer membrane protein assembly factor BamA yields the protein MLIKKCFIIFLMLFSISAFAKNKWIVENIQLEGLKNISRDEILKNISFKIGCQISKDDITDNIKLLFKMGRFEDIRIFYSNKTIIFKIKEKPIISKVTIIGNNIIKDDVFKKYLSQLGIKSGLSFSYFKKNIFIKNIKNFYRLLGRYKTHIKIFTTFLPNNTVHLKILVHENDLSFINKIKITGNKKFSREKLISLFKFTQKSSFWNMLEKHVYYENQFEQDLNNLNNFYLNHGYYFCDISKKILNFSKNKVNILINIFEGDKYKISDIFINGNLFQYYKDIKDIVDIHYNDVYNKEKILAIKENIQKFLLEKGYINGYINVHPEIDFDRKEIALNFDINLKKRFFVNKIYFKGNNITKDFVLRRELRQIEGTWFNSKLVELSKEALENIKYLSDITVEKNILLDKDNAVDLIYRVKEKPAGSINFGIGHGKDSGLSLNASISQDNLWGSGDSLKASIIKNSNQKYAEISLVHPYFMDNNINLNARVFFNDFKYNLNMISTLFKSNFGFENNLGFLLNNFNRVAIGFGYTHNSLINKNIEKKFKKEEIINLNINNLSADNFLKNSTVDDFTINYSWMYNTLKYFNFPISGNQTYISGKNTIPGSDNNFYKILFDTEQYIPLNKEKSIIFFSHFHAGIGNGFREEKLPFYENFHTDSLNNIRGFKTNTLGPKKNYSNIDLQRCIEQKNSNLCESTESIGGNSMFISNIELIVPIPFINKEYSKFFRSSFFLDSGNVWDINWSKIKNFNFLQFSNLNILKNIYGSIGVSLQWFSPIGPLVFSYSHPIYKDSSNQFEKFQFNIGRSW from the coding sequence ATGTTGATCAAAAAATGTTTTATAATTTTTTTAATGCTTTTTAGTATCAGCGCTTTTGCTAAAAATAAATGGATTGTAGAAAATATTCAATTGGAAGGATTAAAAAATATTTCACGTGATGAAATATTAAAAAATATTTCTTTTAAGATTGGTTGTCAAATATCTAAAGATGATATTACGGATAATATTAAATTATTATTCAAAATGGGAAGATTTGAAGATATTAGAATTTTTTATTCTAATAAAACTATTATTTTTAAGATTAAAGAAAAACCAATTATCTCTAAAGTTACTATTATAGGGAATAATATTATTAAAGATGATGTTTTTAAAAAGTATCTTTCACAGTTAGGCATTAAAAGTGGTTTGTCTTTTAGTTATTTTAAAAAAAATATTTTTATAAAGAATATAAAAAATTTTTACCGTCTTCTTGGAAGATATAAAACTCATATAAAAATATTTACAACTTTTTTACCAAATAATACTGTTCATTTAAAAATACTTGTCCATGAAAATGATTTGTCATTTATTAATAAGATTAAAATAACAGGAAATAAAAAATTTTCTAGAGAAAAATTAATTTCATTATTCAAATTCACACAGAAAAGTTCTTTTTGGAATATGTTAGAAAAACATGTTTACTATGAAAATCAATTTGAACAAGATTTAAATAATTTAAATAATTTCTATTTAAATCATGGATATTACTTCTGTGATATAAGTAAAAAAATATTAAATTTCTCGAAAAATAAAGTAAATATTTTAATCAATATTTTTGAAGGAGATAAATATAAAATCTCTGATATATTTATAAATGGTAATTTATTTCAATATTACAAGGATATTAAAGATATTGTTGATATTCATTATAATGACGTTTATAACAAAGAAAAAATTCTTGCAATTAAAGAAAATATTCAAAAATTTTTATTAGAAAAAGGATATATTAATGGATATATCAACGTTCATCCCGAGATAGATTTTGATAGAAAAGAAATTGCCTTAAATTTTGATATAAATCTTAAAAAACGTTTTTTTGTAAATAAAATATATTTTAAAGGTAATAATATAACTAAAGATTTTGTTTTACGTCGTGAACTAAGACAAATAGAAGGAACTTGGTTTAACTCCAAATTAGTAGAATTAAGCAAAGAGGCTTTAGAAAATATAAAATATCTTAGTGATATTACAGTAGAAAAAAACATTTTATTAGACAAGGATAATGCTGTTGATTTAATTTATAGAGTTAAAGAAAAACCTGCTGGTTCTATAAATTTTGGAATAGGTCATGGAAAAGATAGCGGATTAAGTTTAAACGCGTCTATTTCTCAAGATAATTTATGGGGTTCTGGAGATTCGCTAAAAGCTAGTATCATTAAAAATAGTAATCAAAAATATGCCGAAATATCATTAGTACATCCATATTTTATGGATAATAATATTAATTTAAATGCAAGAGTATTTTTTAATGATTTTAAATATAATTTAAATATGATTTCGACTCTTTTTAAGAGTAATTTCGGATTTGAAAATAATTTAGGTTTTTTATTAAACAATTTTAATAGAGTCGCTATTGGATTTGGGTATACTCATAATAGTTTGATAAATAAAAACATAGAAAAAAAATTTAAAAAAGAAGAAATAATTAATTTAAATATAAATAATTTATCAGCTGATAATTTTTTAAAAAATAGTACTGTAGATGATTTTACTATAAATTATTCATGGATGTATAATACCTTAAAGTATTTTAACTTTCCAATTTCTGGAAATCAAACATATATTAGTGGCAAGAATACCATTCCTGGTTCTGATAATAACTTTTATAAAATTTTATTTGATACTGAACAATATATTCCATTAAATAAAGAAAAAAGCATTATATTTTTTAGTCATTTTCACGCAGGTATAGGAAATGGCTTTAGAGAAGAAAAATTACCATTTTATGAAAATTTTCATACTGATTCTTTAAATAATATTCGTGGTTTTAAAACAAATACTCTTGGTCCCAAAAAAAATTATTCTAACATCGATTTACAAAGATGTATTGAACAAAAAAATAGTAATTTATGTGAATCAACGGAATCAATTGGTGGTAATTCTATGTTTATTTCTAATATAGAATTAATTGTGCCTATTCCTTTTATCAATAAAGAATATAGTAAATTTTTTAGATCATCATTTTTTTTAGATTCTGGTAATGTTTGGGATATTAATTGGTCTAAAATAAAAAATTTTAATTTTTTACAATTTTCTAATTTGAATATTTTAAAGAATATTTATGGATCTATTGGTGTTTCTTTGCAGTGGTTTTCTCCTATTGGTCCATTAGTTTTTTCGTATTCTCATCCTATTTATAAAGACAGTAGTAATCAATTTGAAAAATTTCAGTTTAATATTGGAAGAAGTTGGTAA
- the uppS gene encoding polyprenyl diphosphate synthase: protein MNIKKINLHHIAIIMDGNGRWAQKRGKIRTLGHKEGFKTVKKIIKFSIEKKIKILTLYAFSTENWKRPRLEVIELMNLFLFALKKEIKNINKYNIQLKIIGNVDSFSKNLKNYIYQSEKITSNNTGLILNIAANYGGRWDILEGIKKIILAIEKGDLKVSQIKEKKFSQYLSTANLLPVDLVIRTGGEKRISNFLLWEIAYSELYFTDILWPDFSVLDFEEAINFFISRKRRFGKIR from the coding sequence ATGAATATTAAAAAAATAAACTTGCATCATATAGCAATTATTATGGATGGAAATGGTAGATGGGCTCAAAAAAGAGGCAAAATACGTACTTTAGGCCATAAAGAAGGATTTAAAACAGTAAAAAAGATAATAAAGTTTTCTATTGAAAAAAAAATAAAAATTTTAACTTTATATGCTTTTAGCACTGAAAATTGGAAACGTCCAAGATTAGAAGTCATAGAATTAATGAATTTATTTTTATTTGCTCTTAAAAAAGAAATTAAAAATATTAATAAGTATAATATTCAATTAAAAATTATTGGTAACGTAGATTCTTTCAGTAAAAATCTAAAAAATTATATCTATCAATCTGAAAAAATAACTTCTAATAATACAGGTTTAATATTAAATATTGCAGCAAATTATGGGGGCAGATGGGATATCCTGGAAGGAATAAAAAAAATAATTCTTGCAATAGAAAAAGGTGATTTAAAAGTTTCACAAATCAAAGAAAAAAAATTTTCTCAATATTTATCTACTGCTAATTTATTACCAGTCGATTTAGTAATTAGAACCGGAGGCGAAAAGAGAATAAGTAATTTTTTACTTTGGGAAATCGCTTATTCTGAATTATATTTTACAGATATTTTATGGCCAGATTTTAGTGTTTTGGATTTTGAAGAAGCTATTAATTTCTTTATTTCGCGCAAACGTCGATTTGGAAAAATTAGATAA